In Zingiber officinale cultivar Zhangliang chromosome 3B, Zo_v1.1, whole genome shotgun sequence, a single window of DNA contains:
- the LOC122054810 gene encoding uncharacterized protein LOC122054810: protein MTIDPIETELEVLESNESGDDDDDDDDDDDLIRHYSAWKSENGFRTGYLVHLEKLMAAKLPSSSLNDTPHIESRYKLLKRQFHAITEMLNHSSGFGWNDIEKCIITTKDVFDDWVKSHPAAIGLRNKEFPHLDDLMFVWGKDHATGANAETLADAVEEINLCYEEVDTFNAETHVECYKGEESNNVNQAIRKSETLDSSICPSNKKLTTRKRKWKVDDVLGDLVGEIHKYAIAVNEANEEMKGISTYFKKQTESSDRKMKIYDELIELSEFSEQEIMDVEEYILKDKHKVDNFFALPKIFRRNYVVK from the exons ATGACAATTGATCCGATAGAGACGGAGCTTGAGGTTCTTGAGTCAAATGAAAgtggtgatgatgatgatgatgatgatgatgatgatgatctgATAAGGCATT ATTCAGCTTGGAAGAGCGAGAATGGTTTTCGAACTGGGTACTTGGTGCATTTGGAGAAACTCATGGCTGCTAAATTGCCATCAAGCAGTTTGAATGATACTCCTCATATTGAGTCAAGGTACAAGCTACTGAAGAGACAGTTCCATGCTATCACCGAGATGTTGAATCATAGCAGTGGATTTGGATGGAACGATATTGAGAAGTGTATTATTACAACAAAAGATGTCTTTGATGATTGGGTTAAG agtcatCCGGCTGCTATTGGTTTAAGGAACAAAGAGTTCCCTCACCTTGATGACTTGATGTTTGTGTGGGGGAAAGATCATGCCACAGGAGCTAATGCAGAAACCCTTGCTGATGCAGTAGAAGAGATAAATTTATGCTATGAAGAGGTTGACACGTTTAATGCAGAAACCCATGTTGAATGCTACAAAGGTGAAGAATCTAATAATGTCAACCAAGCAATAAGAAAATCTGAGACTCTAGATTCATCAATTTGTCCGTCAAATAAGAAGTTAACCACTAGAAAGAGAAAATGGAAGGTTGATGATGTTCTAGGTGACTTGGTGGGAGAGATTCATAAATATGCTATTGCTGTTAATGAGGCTAATGAGGAGATGAAGGGAATTTCCACCTACTTCAAGAAACAAACTGAGAGTAGTGATAGAAAAATGAAGATTTATGATGAGTTAATAGAACTTTCTGAATTCTCTGAGCAAGAAATTATGGATGTTGAGGAGTATATTCTCAAGGATAAACACAAGGTTGACAACTTCTTCGCACTGCCAAAGatatttaggagaaattatgtgGTAAAGTAG